In Roseovarius sp. M141, one DNA window encodes the following:
- a CDS encoding ParB N-terminal domain-containing protein: MAKRKRLTPAQPGTPVPTERSASAAPLAPLGRAPIAQVAGDASITAAFEMVRDELQSARREGRMVLALPLKSVRADYLIRDRLVCDADEMEALKQSIRQRGQQTPIEVTDLGQGDYGLISGWRRLQALSELHEESGGLERFGVIQALLRLPEDRPAAYIAMLEENEVRANLSFYERARIVVQAVQADVFESDKKALQSLFSTASFSKRSKVKSFMPLVRALDGALRYPAQIPERLGLTLSRTISDDPGVAQALKQVLSRADVASAEDERMILERSQSRPDASKPKAGKPRSSDAAATGRQVDTALAAQGLSISFARGRIVLEGKGVNSDLNDDLTAWLKSRQQ, encoded by the coding sequence ATGGCCAAACGCAAACGCCTGACTCCGGCCCAGCCCGGCACCCCGGTCCCGACCGAACGCAGCGCATCCGCAGCGCCGCTTGCGCCCCTTGGCCGCGCGCCGATCGCGCAGGTGGCTGGCGACGCTTCGATCACGGCGGCGTTCGAAATGGTCCGGGACGAATTGCAATCGGCCCGGCGCGAAGGCCGGATGGTGCTGGCGCTGCCGCTGAAATCCGTGCGGGCGGATTACCTGATCCGCGACCGTCTGGTCTGTGACGCGGACGAGATGGAGGCGCTCAAGCAAAGCATCCGTCAACGCGGCCAGCAGACGCCGATCGAAGTTACAGATCTGGGTCAGGGGGACTATGGCCTGATTTCAGGCTGGCGCCGTTTGCAGGCCCTCAGCGAGCTGCACGAGGAAAGCGGCGGGCTGGAGCGTTTCGGCGTGATTCAAGCCCTGCTCCGCCTGCCCGAGGATCGCCCCGCCGCCTATATCGCCATGCTGGAAGAGAACGAGGTTCGCGCAAACCTGTCCTTTTACGAGCGCGCCCGCATCGTTGTGCAGGCTGTGCAGGCCGATGTTTTTGAAAGCGACAAAAAGGCATTGCAGAGCCTGTTTTCGACGGCCTCCTTCTCGAAAAGGTCCAAGGTGAAATCCTTCATGCCTTTGGTGCGCGCGCTGGACGGCGCCTTGCGCTATCCGGCGCAGATCCCCGAGCGTCTGGGATTGACCCTGTCGCGTACGATCAGTGACGATCCGGGCGTTGCGCAGGCTCTCAAGCAGGTACTAAGCCGCGCAGATGTGGCCAGCGCAGAGGACGAGCGCATGATCCTCGAGCGTAGCCAATCCCGCCCGGATGCGTCAAAGCCCAAGGCCGGAAAGCCCCGATCGTCGGACGCGGCCGCAACGGGCCGCCAAGTCGATACCGCCTTGGCAGCCCAAGGTCTCTCAATCAGTTTTGCCCGTGGCCGTATCGTTCTTGAGGGCAAGGGCGTCAATTCGGACCTGAATGACGATCTGACAGCCTGGCTCAAATCCCGACAGCAGTAG
- a CDS encoding AAA family ATPase produces the protein MSDPADLPPYFRISPDAAMSDLGDAITAETFATIAARCQQGREDLASRGLGEEGRKTLRKFSTWEITRYLIPVAQAHFRRVLRLNPHLPQGVSETDAGAKWFTLEDVLRLRVHFAAEGSKSKEYRPYRPEGLPAKMVAVANFKGGVGKTSTAAHLAMSAALDGYRVLVLDLDSQGSMTSILGGRVEDEWQTVFPLLARHYALALQSENRSRIDRGDDPKPLDDTLAEALKITAQDLVQKTHWPNIDLIGAQLNLYWSEFQIPVWRMQSRGWRLWDALAEMLEADGILNQYDVIFIDTPPALGYLTINGLAAADIVLVPVGASFLEFDSTGRFFDMLHSTFASIEEGENMAARALGQPELSFEWDAVRAVITRYDSSQQAELAALMQAYLGDTLSPHRQDFTALIGQAGEQAAGIYEADYRDFNRETYVRGRATFDQTYAAFKRLLIGIWRREDLARTPESETESETVGT, from the coding sequence ATGAGCGACCCAGCAGACCTTCCCCCCTATTTCAGGATCAGCCCCGACGCGGCCATGTCCGACCTTGGCGATGCGATCACCGCCGAAACCTTCGCGACCATCGCCGCGCGGTGCCAGCAGGGGCGCGAGGATCTGGCCTCGCGCGGGCTTGGCGAAGAGGGTCGCAAAACCCTGCGCAAATTCTCGACCTGGGAAATCACCCGCTATCTGATCCCGGTTGCGCAGGCCCATTTCCGGCGGGTGCTGCGGCTGAACCCGCACCTGCCCCAGGGCGTGTCCGAAACCGATGCCGGCGCCAAGTGGTTCACCCTCGAGGATGTGTTGCGCCTGCGCGTGCATTTCGCCGCCGAAGGGTCAAAGTCCAAGGAGTACCGCCCCTATCGCCCCGAGGGCCTGCCCGCCAAGATGGTGGCCGTGGCCAATTTCAAGGGCGGCGTCGGCAAGACCTCGACAGCGGCCCATCTGGCGATGTCTGCGGCGCTGGATGGCTACAGGGTGCTAGTGCTGGATCTGGACAGTCAGGGCTCGATGACTTCGATCCTTGGCGGGCGCGTCGAGGATGAATGGCAGACCGTCTTTCCGCTTCTGGCGCGACACTACGCGCTGGCGCTTCAGTCCGAGAACCGCTCGCGGATCGACCGCGGCGACGACCCCAAGCCGCTGGATGACACGCTGGCCGAGGCGCTCAAGATCACCGCGCAGGATCTGGTCCAGAAGACCCACTGGCCCAATATCGACCTGATCGGCGCGCAGCTGAATCTGTACTGGTCCGAATTCCAGATCCCCGTCTGGCGCATGCAAAGCCGTGGCTGGCGGCTGTGGGATGCGCTGGCCGAGATGCTGGAGGCGGACGGCATCCTGAACCAGTATGACGTGATCTTCATCGATACCCCCCCGGCGCTGGGGTACCTCACCATCAACGGGCTGGCCGCGGCCGACATCGTGCTGGTGCCGGTCGGCGCGTCCTTCCTCGAATTTGATTCCACCGGGCGTTTCTTTGACATGCTGCACTCCACCTTTGCCAGCATCGAGGAGGGCGAGAACATGGCCGCCCGCGCCCTCGGCCAGCCCGAGCTGAGTTTCGAATGGGATGCGGTGCGGGCCGTCATCACCCGCTATGACAGCTCGCAGCAGGCCGAACTGGCCGCCTTGATGCAGGCCTATCTCGGCGATACCCTGTCCCCGCACCGGCAGGATTTCACCGCGCTGATCGGTCAGGCGGGCGAGCAGGCCGCCGGTATCTACGAGGCCGATTACCGCGATTTCAACCGCGAGACCTATGTGCGGGGCCGGGCAACCTTCGATCAGACCTATGCCGCCTTCAAACGGCTGCTTATCGGCATCTGGAGGCGCGAAGATCTGGCGCGCACGCCCGAGTCGGAGACCGAGTCAGAGACGGTCGGGACCTGA
- a CDS encoding replication initiator protein A — MTTATPPARGSGGLLPDHHPTADFFVCDIFDAAPKGDLGTMEHPMFSLSTRPDRRILSYDHNGVHIEIAPSVRGLATIHDKDVLIYCISQLMAGVNAGRAIGRTLHLKAHDLLVATNRETSGDGYKRLQSALERLVGTRITTNYETGGHEVTSGFGLIESWQIVRKTRGGRMISVVVTLSEWLFRAVLSKTVLTLSRDYFRLRKPLERRVYELARKHCGRQAEWTVSVDTLLKKSGSASPRRVFRKMLRDMIAADILPDYEMSEQPGDLIRFSRRDVVVLPGQSPTLSEAALDEARRLHPGVDVYALQSDWLSVWRARGAVRLTSPDKAFLGWLAKR; from the coding sequence ATGACGACAGCAACGCCCCCGGCGCGGGGTTCCGGCGGGCTTTTGCCCGATCATCACCCTACGGCCGATTTTTTTGTCTGCGACATCTTTGATGCCGCGCCCAAGGGCGATCTGGGCACGATGGAACACCCGATGTTTTCGCTGTCCACCCGGCCGGACCGACGCATCCTGTCCTATGATCACAACGGCGTACATATCGAGATCGCCCCATCGGTGCGCGGGCTGGCGACGATCCATGACAAGGACGTGCTGATCTACTGCATCAGCCAGTTGATGGCCGGGGTGAATGCGGGCCGCGCGATTGGCCGCACCCTGCATCTGAAGGCGCATGATCTGCTGGTAGCCACCAACCGCGAGACCAGCGGCGACGGGTACAAGCGCCTGCAAAGCGCGCTGGAGCGGCTGGTCGGCACCCGCATCACCACGAATTACGAGACCGGCGGCCACGAGGTGACATCGGGCTTTGGCCTGATCGAGAGCTGGCAGATCGTGCGCAAGACGCGCGGCGGGCGCATGATCTCGGTCGTGGTCACGCTGTCGGAATGGCTGTTTCGCGCGGTCCTGTCGAAGACGGTCCTGACGCTGAGCCGTGATTATTTCCGACTGCGCAAACCGCTGGAGCGGCGGGTCTATGAACTGGCGCGCAAACATTGCGGGCGGCAGGCGGAATGGACGGTGTCGGTCGACACGCTGCTGAAGAAGTCCGGCAGCGCCAGCCCCCGGCGCGTGTTTCGCAAGATGCTGCGCGACATGATCGCCGCCGATATCCTGCCCGATTACGAGATGAGCGAACAGCCCGGCGATCTGATCCGGTTTTCCCGCCGCGATGTCGTGGTACTGCCGGGGCAGTCCCCGACCCTGAGCGAGGCGGCCCTGGACGAGGCGCGCCGCCTGCATCCGGGCGTGGATGTCTATGCGCTGCAATCGGACTGGCTGTCTGTCTGGCGCGCGCGCGGGGCGGTCCGGCTGACATCCCCTGACAAGGCATTTCTGGGCTGGCTGGCCAAGAGGTAG
- the glmM gene encoding phosphoglucosamine mutase, producing MTRKIFGTDGIRGTANTYPMTADMALRVGAAAGRHFRKDGLNGHRVVIGKDTRRSGYMLENALTAGLTSTGMNVLLLGPVPTPAVAFLTRSMRADLGIMISASHNPHHDNGIKFFGPDGFKLDDASEAEIERILSGDIPPAKPINIGRAKRIEEGQGRYVEYAKTTIPRATRLTGLKIVVDCANGAAYKAAPEVLWELGADVIPVGTSPDGYNINLGCGSTSPQAAADAVRRQGADLGICLDGDADRIVLIDEMGRIVDGDQIMALFARLWTEAGTLAGGTLVSTVMSNLGLERYIEGLGLTLERTKVGDRHVVARMREGGFNLGGEQSGHIVMSDYATTGDGLIAGLQFLAAMVHSGQPASTLLNSFDAVPQLLENVALRAGAAPLADAGVQSVITAQEKRLTGKGRLLIRPSGTEPLIRVMAECEDEALLHDVVATIVAAVRAAG from the coding sequence ATGACGCGCAAGATCTTTGGCACTGACGGTATTCGCGGCACGGCCAACACCTATCCGATGACCGCCGACATGGCGCTGCGCGTCGGCGCCGCCGCGGGCCGCCATTTCCGGAAGGACGGGCTGAATGGCCACAGGGTGGTGATCGGCAAGGATACGCGCCGCTCGGGGTATATGCTGGAAAATGCGCTGACGGCGGGGCTGACCTCGACCGGGATGAACGTGCTGCTGCTGGGGCCGGTGCCGACGCCGGCGGTGGCGTTCCTGACGCGCTCCATGCGGGCCGATCTGGGCATCATGATCTCGGCCAGCCACAACCCGCATCACGATAACGGAATCAAGTTTTTCGGCCCCGACGGGTTCAAGCTGGACGATGCGTCAGAGGCGGAAATCGAACGCATCCTGTCGGGCGACATCCCGCCAGCCAAGCCGATCAATATCGGCCGCGCTAAGCGGATCGAGGAAGGGCAGGGCCGCTATGTCGAATATGCCAAGACGACGATCCCGCGCGCCACGCGCCTGACAGGGCTGAAGATCGTGGTCGATTGCGCCAATGGCGCCGCTTACAAGGCCGCGCCCGAAGTCCTGTGGGAACTGGGCGCGGATGTCATACCGGTTGGCACGTCGCCGGATGGCTACAACATCAACCTTGGCTGTGGATCGACATCGCCGCAGGCGGCGGCGGATGCGGTGCGCCGCCAGGGCGCCGATCTGGGGATCTGTCTGGACGGTGACGCCGACCGCATCGTGCTGATCGACGAGATGGGGCGCATCGTGGATGGCGATCAGATCATGGCGCTGTTTGCGCGGCTCTGGACCGAGGCCGGCACGCTGGCCGGCGGCACGCTGGTATCCACGGTGATGTCCAATCTGGGGCTGGAGCGCTATATCGAGGGGCTGGGCCTGACGCTGGAGCGCACCAAGGTGGGGGATCGCCATGTGGTCGCGCGGATGCGCGAGGGCGGCTTCAATCTGGGCGGCGAACAATCGGGTCATATCGTGATGAGCGATTACGCCACCACCGGCGACGGGCTGATCGCGGGTCTGCAATTTCTGGCCGCGATGGTGCATAGCGGACAGCCTGCCAGCACGCTGCTGAACAGCTTTGATGCGGTACCGCAGCTTCTGGAGAATGTCGCCCTGCGCGCCGGGGCGGCGCCGCTGGCCGACGCGGGCGTGCAATCCGTCATCACCGCGCAGGAAAAGCGGTTGACCGGCAAGGGCCGTCTGCTGATCCGCCCGTCAGGGACCGAGCCGCTGATCCGCGTCATGGCCGAATGCGAGGATGAGGCTTTGCTGCACGATGTCGTCGCCACGATCGTGGCCGCAGTGCGCGCCGCCGGATAA
- a CDS encoding exonuclease domain-containing protein — protein MRSNLRLRILLLFALIGSGNIAAIAAGVLLAWRRAPDALPALTVAGLVATFGAVLVTVLVWLLFDEHVARAITRFTAALRTRAHGGVTTDLDVSCVRHLGDLGPASGALCRELAEMHASFESRLDSATSKMEEENAHLAALLSEIPVAVMLLDEAFRIILYDRQCVHALGQVASLGLGRSVFDYLDRGALERAVADLAADSGRHFLDVDLATADGQGTVSTRVRRALQGGGFMLSMEIEDDIMAERPLVFDFGLTDRAMDQHIAQTPLSALSYVVFDTETTGLDITRDEIVQVGAVRVLSNRIVRGETCETLVNPGRPIPGESSRIHGITNDMVSQAPDPITALRQFHGFARDAVLVAHNAPFDLAFLKRHEAGLGLAFDHPVLDTVLLSAVIFGEGEPHTLDAIADRLDIHIDGSARHTAIGDAIATAQVLVRLLPMLEAHDIHTFGDATTAMRRHARLLPDLNRQIAP, from the coding sequence GTGCGCAGCAATCTTCGCCTTCGCATCCTGCTGCTCTTTGCGCTGATCGGCTCGGGCAATATCGCGGCCATCGCTGCGGGGGTTTTGCTTGCCTGGCGCCGCGCGCCCGATGCGCTGCCGGCCCTGACGGTTGCCGGGCTGGTCGCGACCTTTGGCGCAGTGCTGGTCACCGTGCTGGTCTGGCTGCTGTTTGATGAACATGTCGCCCGCGCCATCACCCGTTTCACCGCCGCGCTGCGCACGCGGGCCCATGGCGGCGTGACCACCGATCTTGACGTCAGCTGCGTGCGTCATCTTGGCGATCTCGGACCTGCCTCGGGGGCGCTCTGCCGGGAACTGGCCGAGATGCACGCAAGCTTTGAATCGCGGCTCGACAGCGCGACCAGCAAGATGGAGGAGGAGAACGCACATCTTGCCGCGCTCCTGTCTGAAATCCCCGTCGCCGTCATGCTGCTGGACGAGGCGTTCCGGATCATCCTCTATGACCGTCAATGCGTCCACGCCTTGGGTCAGGTTGCCTCGCTCGGGCTTGGCAGGTCGGTGTTCGACTACCTTGATCGCGGCGCGCTGGAACGCGCGGTGGCCGATCTTGCGGCGGATTCCGGGCGTCACTTCCTCGATGTGGATCTTGCCACGGCGGACGGGCAAGGCACCGTCAGCACACGGGTCCGGCGCGCCTTGCAGGGCGGTGGGTTCATGCTCTCGATGGAGATCGAAGATGACATCATGGCCGAACGCCCGCTGGTCTTTGACTTTGGCCTGACCGACCGGGCGATGGACCAGCACATTGCCCAGACGCCGCTGTCGGCGCTGTCCTATGTGGTGTTTGATACCGAAACCACCGGGCTTGACATCACGCGCGATGAAATCGTTCAGGTCGGCGCGGTCCGGGTGCTGAGCAACCGCATTGTGCGGGGCGAAACCTGCGAAACCCTTGTCAATCCCGGCCGCCCCATCCCCGGAGAGTCGTCGCGCATCCACGGCATCACCAATGACATGGTCAGCCAGGCGCCAGACCCCATCACCGCCCTGCGCCAGTTTCACGGCTTTGCGCGCGATGCGGTGCTGGTCGCGCATAATGCGCCCTTTGATCTGGCGTTTCTGAAACGGCACGAGGCCGGGCTTGGGCTTGCCTTCGATCATCCGGTTCTGGACACGGTGCTGCTGTCAGCGGTCATCTTTGGCGAGGGGGAGCCCCACACGCTGGACGCCATCGCGGACCGGCTTGATATTCACATCGACGGATCGGCGCGCCATACGGCGATCGGGGATGCGATTGCCACCGCGCAGGTTCTGGTGCGGCTGTTGCCGATGCTGGAGGCCCACGACATCCACACCTTTGGCGATGCGACCACGGCAATGCGCCGACATGCGCGGCTGTTGCCAGACCTCAATCGACAGATCGCCCCGTGA
- a CDS encoding DUF294 nucleotidyltransferase-like domain-containing protein, with protein MSIADFLAGVHPWDRLPVADLGAVAAVTQPHSFAAGEAIYRAGDPLKGLYIIRSGEVEVTDPDGAPLSSLGPRNVFGERGLMRDGAALTNARAVAATEILLLPTQHFRAMIDRDAAMHDFFARSRPPRALQRSLTQTPVAALMSKAPKAVSPDTTLAEAAVIMRDDRISSLMVVKDGALCGILTTRDISARVVAERLDPDTPVSRVMTADPVTLPPDAIGSDVLHLMMERGIGHVPIVSEAGLAGVVTQTDLTRFQAESSSEIIRDAAHAPDADALADITRRIPQLLAQLVGAGHRHDVTTRLVTDIADAVTRRLLALGESHLGPAPVPYLWLACGSQGRREQTGVSDQDNVLMLSDDATEDHDAYFSDLARFVSDGLNHCGYVFCPGDMMATNPRWRQPVRIWRKYFQGWIARPDKEAQMLASVMFDLRPIGGDHSLYAGLQTETLAESARNSIFVAHMVSNSLGHAPPLGLWRGLATVRSGEHRDRIDLKLNGVVPIVDLGRIYALRGQLTAVNTRTRIESAQTAGVISASGARDLLDAYDLIAQTRLDHQALQVRRGEAPDNFMAPATLSDFERSHLRNAFVVVRTMQSALAQGRALP; from the coding sequence ATGAGCATCGCTGATTTCCTTGCCGGCGTTCACCCCTGGGACCGGCTCCCGGTGGCGGATCTGGGCGCAGTGGCTGCGGTGACCCAACCGCACAGCTTTGCTGCGGGCGAAGCGATCTATCGCGCAGGCGACCCCCTCAAGGGCCTTTATATCATTCGCTCGGGCGAGGTTGAGGTGACCGATCCGGATGGTGCCCCGCTGTCCTCGCTGGGACCGCGCAACGTCTTTGGTGAACGTGGGCTGATGCGCGATGGCGCCGCCCTGACCAATGCCCGCGCTGTCGCTGCCACCGAAATCCTGCTGCTGCCGACACAACATTTCCGCGCCATGATCGACCGCGATGCGGCGATGCATGACTTTTTCGCCAGATCGCGCCCGCCGCGCGCGCTTCAGCGCAGTCTGACCCAGACGCCGGTCGCCGCCTTGATGTCCAAGGCCCCGAAGGCGGTCAGCCCGGACACGACATTGGCCGAAGCGGCAGTGATCATGCGCGATGACAGGATATCTTCGCTGATGGTGGTCAAGGATGGCGCGCTCTGCGGCATTCTGACGACCCGCGATATTTCCGCCCGCGTGGTGGCCGAACGGCTTGACCCCGACACGCCGGTCAGCCGCGTCATGACCGCCGATCCCGTCACCCTGCCCCCCGACGCCATCGGCTCGGACGTGCTGCATCTGATGATGGAACGGGGCATCGGCCATGTTCCCATCGTCAGCGAAGCCGGGCTGGCCGGGGTCGTCACCCAGACCGATCTGACACGGTTTCAGGCCGAAAGCTCGTCCGAGATCATCAGGGACGCCGCCCACGCGCCGGATGCGGATGCGCTGGCCGATATCACCCGGCGGATCCCGCAACTGCTGGCGCAACTGGTCGGCGCGGGGCACCGGCACGACGTGACCACGCGCCTTGTGACCGACATCGCCGATGCCGTCACCCGCCGCCTGCTGGCGCTTGGCGAGTCGCATCTGGGGCCGGCGCCGGTCCCTTATCTCTGGCTTGCCTGTGGCAGTCAGGGCCGGCGTGAACAGACCGGCGTGTCGGATCAGGACAATGTGCTGATGCTATCGGATGACGCGACCGAAGACCACGACGCCTATTTCTCGGACCTCGCCCGCTTTGTTTCGGACGGCCTGAACCATTGCGGCTATGTTTTCTGTCCCGGCGACATGATGGCCACCAACCCGCGCTGGCGTCAGCCGGTCCGCATCTGGCGAAAGTATTTCCAGGGCTGGATCGCACGCCCAGACAAAGAGGCGCAGATGCTGGCGTCGGTCATGTTCGACCTGCGCCCGATCGGCGGCGATCACAGCCTCTATGCGGGATTGCAAACTGAAACACTTGCAGAATCCGCGCGAAATTCGATCTTCGTGGCGCATATGGTGTCCAACTCCCTTGGCCATGCGCCCCCTCTCGGGCTTTGGCGGGGGCTGGCCACCGTGCGGTCGGGCGAACACCGCGACCGGATCGACCTGAAGCTGAACGGCGTCGTGCCGATCGTCGATCTGGGGCGCATTTACGCCCTGCGCGGGCAGTTGACGGCGGTCAACACAAGAACGCGGATCGAAAGCGCGCAGACGGCTGGGGTCATCTCGGCCAGCGGCGCGCGCGATCTTCTGGATGCCTACGACCTCATCGCGCAGACCAGACTGGACCATCAGGCACTTCAGGTGCGCCGCGGCGAGGCCCCCGATAATTTCATGGCACCCGCGACGCTCAGCGATTTCGAGCGCAGCCATCTGCGCAACGCCTTCGTGGTTGTGCGCACAATGCAATCGGCACTGGCACAGGGCCGCGCCTTGCCATAG